The Syngnathus scovelli strain Florida chromosome 17, RoL_Ssco_1.2, whole genome shotgun sequence sequence GACTCTGTCATTGAATACATCAAGCGGCACAGCCTCTACTCTGAGGATAGCGAGAGGAGAAACGAGGGCACGGCTCTGAGGCCGCTCGCCAAGCAAGCCCGGGAAAGTCTCCCTGACATCGGTGCTTCTCTCAAGTGATTTTGTTCCACCAGCTGATGACGCACCAGCTCATACATCCTCCTGAAGCATCTGGCCTCAGTGCTTCAATCCACTAGGAAAATAACACTTGAGTTGTTTTGCtgaatggtggtggtgggggttcTTTCATGCAGGCCTAGCTGCCAGCCAGCAGAGAATCTGGATGACTGACAAGAGTGAGTTCAACACAGACATCTTTGAAGTTTCAATTCTATCACCATTCAGTGCTTCTTTTCAGTCatggtcgggggggggggggcacttcaAGATATTTGTGCAAAATGCAGAAAACATCTTCACCAGCCTTTGCTCTATTGCACTTCATGGACTTGAAGTTTTAAATTTCTTATTTATGTATGCAGTGGTGCAAGTTtgggaaaaaatatttatttttgaaacAGTGTCACCTGGCTGgtgctgtttttattttctgactATTATTGACATTTCCCCAGCCCCAGGCTTAAAATATGTTTTGTCCTCATAAAAAAACTACCACTGGCCACATATCATacatatttgaaataaaatcgAGACAGGTTCCTCATGGGTTGAATAATACATGAGGACAAAATCTAAAACATCTTCAAACTTACTCAGATAAGCACTCCCTTCAAAAAGAATATTTTAGTTGCGGTCAGCACTGAAtggagttaagaaaaaaaagatttaaccaGCCTATTGTGTttcatgtcttcttttttttttcttttcagctcaGATGATTACGCTTGTGTAACCCTTCATTCAGTCTGCTACAACAGCCGCCCGCATTGCGCCGAGTTGCTCTATCTTCTATTTTTACTGAAAGAATCTCATTATAAGGATAAATCAGCGCTCAAGGCCTCACCACGTGGCGTTACGTATGTGGACCCGAAGAAAGTTCATTTATCCTAATCCCGCATAGACGACGTAAGCACACTGCGAAATAAAGCACACACGGGCTGCATTGTACATCATGTGAACTGTGTCGTTCCAGCCAAGGATAAATCGTAGTTGCGTGATTTTTTAACATGAGCTGGGAAATGGGAGGTgtcaagaaaaatgaaaacctGCCAAGTAATCGGATTAGGTTTTGAGTTTGGTTCAAATGGGAGATTGTGACTGCGGGATTGGCACTCCGGCTACAAACCTCCTTGACAACTGACCGTAAAGGAGAAGCTGACAAAATGCCTGTGGACCTGAACGGATACTGGAAAATGATTTCCAATGACAACTTTGAGGAGTATCTCAAGGCTCTTGGTGAGTTTGTAGGGAAGCTTGATTATCACTCGCTCAAAATAAAGATCATTTGGCTGCAAACAACGTATTTTATTCTGGTTTGCAGATGTGAATGTTGCCATCAGAAAAATTGCCACTTTGCTCAAGCCGGACAAGGACATCGTCCACGAGGGGGATCACATTATCATCAAAACCCTCAGTACCTTCAAGAACTACAACATGGATTTCTATGTGGGCAAAGAGTTCGAGGAGGATCTGTCCGGGGTGGATGATAGGAAGTGTATGGTGAGTCATGAGAAACCTGAAAAATGGAAAGAATTATTTGAAGTTCTGAACAAAAGAATTCTGAAACCGGAATCATCACAATCTAATCTAAGTCtaaaaaaacaacctaaaaaaaatcctgattaTTACATTTTAGAAGTCCAACCAATCAGAAGACAGCAAAGTGCTGACAATATTGTGGGCCAGTTTGAAATCTACTACAAAACATGGGACAATTCTACTGATTCTGAAGGCTCTGAGCAAATTACATTTACATGGCAACACAATGAAATTGAAATCTAACATTTATTCTAACAATATTATGGAAATGAATTGAATGTAGTTTTGCACTTCTAATCGTGTTATGGCCTTGGCCTCTGGCATTCAATATGCAGCCCTGCAAACATGCAGCCACAATCCACCAAAGCTATCATAAATTAAGGAAGGGAGtcttattaataaaaataatctgaCTGTATTGTATGTAATCCAATTGTGACATTAAATGCTGAAAGGGGTCCCTTATACCTTGGGAGAAAAAacagcatttttgtttttcaataggCCGATTACAGATCAACTCTAATCTTATTTAAAGACTGAGCATGAAGGTCACATGCATCATTTATGAGCTGATTTTATCGGAATGTTGACAGGCAGCGTGTTTACATGTGTATGTTAACGACAGGTACTCTTCATTATTGATTACTCTGATTACGCTCCAGATATACTAATGTTATACATCTCTCATCTGGACTCAGACCACCATCACCTGGGATGGAGATAAACTGGTGTGTGTGCAGAAAGGAGAGATTGAAGGAAGAGGTTGGACCCACTGGGTGGAAGGAGACGAGCTTCATCTGGTAAGGACACATCCAGCTCCCGCCATGAATATCAATCACACAATTTGGATACTTTAATCCGAATCATTAAATGCCTCTCGCCGGATAACACACATTTTCTCGTCCAACTTCACTTGAGATGtgctgaaaaagaaaatgtcttAATTTACAAGAGGTTCTTCATAAATCCAATGAAGCATGAGCTGAAGATGGGTTACATGGGTTGGCTCCAAATTTAAGACATTTAACACAAGTCAAGAACATCATTTTGAGGAAATGAAAAGAAGACCCACTCGTTCTCCAACTAAGAAACAAGACGCTTGCTTCACACTGTTTGTCAATTCTTGTAAAACGTATTTTACACACTTTTAAATCATTCAGACAGATTAGTGTTAAATTAACCGACCATGATTTTCAAATAGCTGGAGAAAATTCATTAGTGTGGAACTGAGAATCCATTACCAGGTGAAAATAAGTCCATGAAATAATGACCAATACCACGAGCTGAGCTAATGAGATTTTGTATTATTGAGCCCAAATCTTAAGCGAAAAATAATCAgtaaaaataatcatttaattGCTATGATGGCCCAAAATGATGTTTTCCGGTAGCAGCCATCCATCCGAGCGTCATTTAAGAGATATATGATTTTAAAGCAGCAGCGCTCTCTAGTGGAAGGAAAGGGCATTGCAAGACAGAAGCCTAATATTGTATGTGATTGTCTCttatatttgtgttttatttgtttacagGAGCTTAGAGCTGGAGGAGTCGTCTCCAAGCAGGTCTTCAAGAAGTCCTAAAGTGGTTTCGACATCCAATGTCCAACATTCTAATTAGTCTATTCATGCACTCATcctcaatttcacccactgataaaaTTTCCTGCCATGATATTGAGCCGCCAATCAAACGTTGACTGGATCTTCCACCCTCGATTGCACAATCCAAAAAGTGACATATAGTATGCATATTGTGTAGCATCTTCAATTGGCTCAGGACGGGAATTACTTAAATTAATTTATCTATTTGTATAGGAGCATGCCTATAAGAGTTGTTTATCAAATAGGTGAACCACGTTGATGGAACTGGATGCAACCTAGTTGAGGGTCTTTAGGAAGAATGTCAGTTGAAACGCATGTAAATAAATGATATCCCTCCCAATTCTTATGGGATTGTGTTGCTGATAGtaaaattaattaatcaatcaataaaatgaaatgaacaCTGTCTTTTCATCTGTCCTTTCTTGAGAGACTGTCTGGTGGAAAACTGCTGTTTGCTTTTATTCAATCTTCAATGCGAGTGATGTTCCTGagattaaaatgcaaaatggaAGTTTGACTTTAAGGCTTGAAGTTAAAGTTTGATTGTTAGTGTCGGAGTTTGGGAAAAAAAGTGTCTCATATGGATGGCGCAATATAGATAAGACATTCAACAATATTTCACTCATTTTGTCCtaagttagtgttggctcgtaagTGAACGTATGACaataaccagtaggtgtcagtaatgcgcatggaagctggtgccacctcgccgtaaaacgaaacgaagaagaaaataacgTACTTCCTGTTTACGAACGagttgtgaattgcatttccctttCATTAAAGGCCTAGAAACACCGAGAGATGtacaaatcggttttagttagcttatgggcttataaatataaattgacgctcgaaacaacgaaaaggaagctgttgctctgaaaaatatcatttaaattggccgcacagacgagtttgactgcaccgagccgccagccggaagtgacgtctcatgacgtctcaagttgtacgcgtttagcttcagtgaatgtaaacaaaaagagaagggccagcgcggagacgtcgggccaggtttgcggccaacccagctcgcctagccgtgccttccattatcctggcgtacgttcgttcgtgggacgacaagatgggttgagttcgcctgataggatccacgaaccggacagtgcgtgcctgctgtgtgctcgtgttcacagtggcctggttgactgtcatctttccggactctgctgtgcatcgggagcggctagcgtgctatcactcttattgttcatcttgttttatttttcctgtgttttttacttgtatgtgcgttgtgaacgctgtcttgtcaccctgggatagtgagaaacgtaatttcgatctctttgtgtgtcttgacatgcggaggaattgacaataaaggagactttgagactttgactttgaaaagtatgtcgaagcgtgacgggagcggcacaattcagaaaacgtgctcagctcgacgaagaaatgcgatttaagc is a genomic window containing:
- the LOC125984457 gene encoding retinol-binding protein 1, producing MPVDLNGYWKMISNDNFEEYLKALDVNVAIRKIATLLKPDKDIVHEGDHIIIKTLSTFKNYNMDFYVGKEFEEDLSGVDDRKCMTTITWDGDKLVCVQKGEIEGRGWTHWVEGDELHLELRAGGVVSKQVFKKS